The Mesorhizobium loti genome includes a region encoding these proteins:
- a CDS encoding glycosyltransferase family 4 protein → MSDIHLPRILAIADRPGWAIDRKTQNLRRVLEGRFEVVQRFQHDVTESDVNAADIVLIFYWLQFSKLALPESVFARRSDRLVIGICGHRELEGEFREPGLATLRRLARAVFVNNRRLEHEYRPLLRVPVHYTPNGVDTTFFCPPQEPQPYSGELRVGWAGSLSNHGPAHRGFHEVIEPAVAALPGVRLLTAIREQRWRNADEMLDFYRDLDVYVCASRSEGAPNPCLEAAACGVPLVTTRVGNMPELIRDGENGLFFDGTAEGLANKLALLRDTPSLRSRMAARMIETIREWDWSVLAENYAHMFASLLQTERSRL, encoded by the coding sequence GTGAGCGATATACACCTCCCCCGCATTCTGGCGATCGCGGACCGACCCGGCTGGGCGATCGATCGCAAGACCCAGAATCTCCGGCGTGTGCTGGAAGGAAGGTTCGAGGTCGTCCAACGATTTCAGCATGATGTGACTGAGTCCGACGTGAACGCGGCGGACATCGTGCTCATCTTCTATTGGCTCCAATTCTCGAAGCTGGCCCTGCCGGAATCGGTCTTCGCCCGGCGGTCTGACAGGCTGGTTATCGGGATCTGCGGCCACAGAGAGCTGGAGGGCGAATTCCGCGAGCCCGGGCTCGCTACCCTGCGCCGGCTAGCACGCGCTGTCTTTGTCAATAATCGGCGGCTCGAGCACGAATACCGCCCTCTCCTGCGTGTTCCGGTCCACTACACGCCCAATGGAGTCGACACGACATTCTTCTGCCCCCCACAAGAGCCACAACCCTATTCTGGCGAACTCCGCGTCGGATGGGCGGGAAGTCTCAGCAACCATGGTCCGGCACATCGCGGCTTCCACGAAGTCATCGAGCCTGCGGTCGCTGCCTTGCCGGGCGTGCGGCTACTGACTGCGATTCGGGAGCAACGCTGGCGTAACGCTGACGAGATGCTCGACTTCTATCGGGATCTCGACGTTTATGTCTGCGCCAGTCGCAGCGAAGGCGCTCCCAATCCTTGCTTGGAGGCGGCGGCGTGCGGTGTCCCCTTGGTGACGACCCGTGTGGGAAACATGCCCGAGCTGATTCGGGATGGCGAAAACGGGCTGTTCTTCGATGGAACTGCGGAGGGGCTTGCGAACAAGCTCGCCCTGTTACGGGACACGCCATCGCTCCGGTCGCGGATGGCCGCCCGCATGATCGAGACGATCCGAGAATGGGATTGGAGCGTTCTGGCCGAGAATTACGCGCACATGTTTGCCTCGTTGCTGCAGACGGAGCGATCGCGCCTGTGA
- a CDS encoding glycosyltransferase family 2 protein, producing MRDLADPNTHIANAARDRSFPRVVAVLTTRNEERFIAGCLENLFRQGVQVYVCDNQSTDRTLEIVRRYSGAGLIGFESIPYSGWYRWEQLLRRKEELFQSLEADWLMHLDADEIHLPPTSHSSLVSAIAAADALGCNAIEFSEFTFIPTREAPNHDNPNYQHTLRTYYPFRPTSPHCVRAYKKQDGPMEIAWSGGHRVRFGGPVKLYPARFRMKHYLFLSAEHAALKYAGRRYLSEEVVGLGWHGWRPRLRSEDIQLPDATQVRTTATDDDLDEANPWSTHWLERYAS from the coding sequence TTGAGGGACTTGGCCGATCCCAACACCCACATAGCGAATGCTGCGCGTGATCGTAGTTTCCCGCGAGTCGTCGCGGTCCTTACAACACGGAACGAGGAACGGTTCATCGCCGGATGTCTCGAGAACCTATTTCGTCAAGGCGTGCAGGTCTACGTCTGCGACAATCAGTCGACCGACCGGACGCTTGAGATTGTCCGGCGCTACAGCGGGGCCGGATTGATAGGATTCGAGAGCATCCCGTACAGCGGCTGGTACCGCTGGGAGCAACTTCTTCGCCGCAAAGAGGAACTCTTTCAGTCGCTCGAAGCAGACTGGCTCATGCATCTTGACGCTGACGAGATCCACCTTCCGCCGACTTCGCACTCATCGTTGGTCTCCGCTATTGCGGCAGCCGACGCACTCGGCTGCAACGCGATCGAGTTTTCTGAGTTCACGTTCATTCCCACCAGGGAAGCCCCCAATCACGACAATCCCAATTATCAACACACGCTGCGCACCTACTACCCGTTCCGGCCGACCTCCCCACACTGCGTCCGGGCCTACAAGAAGCAGGACGGCCCCATGGAGATTGCGTGGTCAGGCGGCCATCGCGTACGCTTCGGAGGTCCCGTGAAGCTCTACCCCGCGCGTTTTCGCATGAAGCATTATCTGTTCCTGAGCGCAGAGCACGCCGCGCTCAAGTATGCTGGCCGCCGGTATCTGAGCGAGGAGGTCGTTGGTCTTGGCTGGCACGGATGGCGACCCCGCTTGCGATCAGAGGATATCCAGCTGCCGGACGCTACCCAGGTGCGCACCACTGCGACGGACGACGATCTTGACGAGGCCAACCCATGGTCGACCCACTGGCTTGAGAGGTACGCCTCGTGA